The Thermococcus peptonophilus genomic sequence CCTCGGCTGGCTTTCGCATCTCTTTCTTGACCTCTTCACTGGAGTTCTCCCTTTCTTCTATCCGATCTCGAGAAAAGGCTACGGAATTTCGGTTAGGGCAGTTTTGGGACTTCACGTGCCTAAACTTTCCATCGGAATACTCTCAGCGTATCCAACTCCAAGAAGGGATTACGAACTCAATCTGGGTGGGAGTTTGGCGCTTCTCCTGCTGACGCTTCTCGTCATTATACTTAGACTGCACTAACCTGCCCACTGCAAAACTTTTATACTTTGATGACCAAGAACTACCGGTGATTCTCATGGGAAAGCTTGACTGGATTAGAGAAGAACTTCAGGAGCTTAAGGAGAAGGGTCTCTACGTAACCATAAGAAAGCTTGAGAGCGCCCAGGGCCCGTGGGTTGTTGTTGACGGAAAGAAGGTTCTCAACATGTGCTCGAACAACTACCTTGGTCTAGCCGCCCATCCCGAGATCCGCTATGCTGCCATAAGGGCTATCCTCGACTACGGTGTCGGTGCCGGTGCCGTCAGAACTATTGCGGGAACAATGGAACTCCACGTCGAGCTTGAGGAAAAGCTGGCCAAGTTCAAGAAGAGGGAAGCGGCCATACTCTTCCAGAGCGGCTACAACGCCAATCTTGGAGCGATAAGCGCGCTCCTTAAGAAAGGAGAAGACGGTGTGTTCATCAGCGAGGAGCTCAACCACGCGAGTATCATAGACGGAATGCGCCTCAGCGGGGCGCCGAAGGTCATCTACAAGCACATAGACATGGATGACCTCAAGAAGCGCCTCGAAGAGAACAAGGACAAGAAGAAGAAAATCATCGTCAGCGACGGTGTCTTCTCGATGGACGGTGATCTCGCTCCACTTCCGGAGATGGCGGAGTTAGCTGAGCAGTACGATGCCATCCTCTACATTGACGACGCCCACGGTGAGGGTGTCCTCGGTGACAGCGGAAGAGGTATCGTCGACCACTTCAAGCTCCACGACAAGGTCGACTTCGAGATGGGAACGCTGAGCAAGGCCTTCGGCGTTATAGGGGGCTACGTCGCCGGCCCGGAAGAGGCCATTGAATACCTCCGCCAGAGGGCGAGGCCGTTCCTCTTCTCGAGCGCCCCGAACCCACCTGATGTTGCAGCGGCTATAGCGGCTGTCGAGATACTCCAGAGGAGCGATGAGCTGGTCAAGAAGCTCTGGGACAACACCCACTTCCTCCAGAAGGGCCTCAGAGACCTCGGCTACGACCTCGGCAACACTAAGCACCCGATAACCCCGGTGATGCTCTACGACGAGAAGCTCGCCCAGGAGTTCTCGAGAAGGCTGTACGACGAGTACAACATCTTTGCGCAGGCGATCGTCTATCCGACCGTGCCGCTCGGAACCGCGAGGATAAGGCTAGAGCCCTCAGCGGCCCACAGCAAGGAGGACCTCCAGTACGTGCTAGATGCCTTCGAGGACCTCGGAAAGAAGACTGGGTTCTTGAAGTGAAGTTCTAACTTTGAACATTTTTTCGCCTTTTGTTCTGTTTTTACAACCCTTAGTCAAGGTCTAAATTATGAAGTCAGCATGAAATGTCTTATAAAGTTCTGTCACATATTACTTATTTGGGTGTAAGACGTGGTAGTCAACATTACACACATTGTTCTTGCAGGGATTGTCCTCATAACGCTACTCACTGTAACCCTCCTCAGCTTGTACTACAGACACCAATTTATATCCCATTACCCGCAGTTCTCCCGCTCGTACGATTTAATGCTCCTCGGCCTTTTTCTCGCTGTCCTGACGAAGACGCTGTTTCTTCCCCTCGATCTCAACAACGCTGGGTTCATTCACTTAGAACAGAATGAGAAGAACCTTGTTGGCACCATCGGTAACTTCTTCCTGCTCATAGGTTTATCTCTCATGATTTTTGGATGGATAAGTATGATATCGTCCATAACAAAAAAATACGAGCTCGTTCCAGTTGTGGAGATAGAAGGCGAGCTCGAAGAGATGTCCCCCGGAGTGTATATTATTCCCCCAAGTTCAGGCCTCACACTCCTGTCAAAGCTTATTACAGGTCGTGCCCCCTTAATTATAACCCGCACAATGCCAGAGAACGTGAGAAAGATCCTTAACCTTGAAGAGGTTCCGGTTTTGTGGCTTACAACGGCCGAGTGCGGCGACGGCTGTGTTAATCCCCGCAGGCTTGAGTACCTGCTCCACACCCTAGTCACTTTCATGAAGAGAAAAGAGACTCTCAAGCTGATATATCTCGATGGCCTTGAATACTTAATCCTCGAAAACGGATTTATCCCAGTCTACAAGTTCCTTTCAACCTTAAAGGACTACGCCCTCATAAACAACACCGTGATCCTAGTACCCGTAGAGAAGGCTTCCCTCAATGAGAGGGAGTGGAACCTATTCAGGAGGGAGTTTGAATTCCTTCAAGAAAAAGCCGAATGAGTCTAGAACTTCACCCACTCGACCTTGTAGTAGGTCACGTCAGCGTCCTCGTCAACTATCGCCATTATCATGTTCTTCCTCACGCCGTGAGCCACCCTGACGCGAGCGGTTATGTCGTTTGGACTTAACCTGGAGTTCTCGGGGACAACCCAGACGAGCCACTCGGAGTGCTCCTCCATTCCCCTCCGATAAACTCGGAAATGGGAGCCGAACTTCAGGCCCGACTTCACGGTGTAGCCCCTGTCCCTCAGGTCTTTGTAGACAAGGTACTTAGCGTCAAAAAGCTCATCCCTTGCCCTGCCAAGGTTCATTATCTCCTCAAGCGAGAGCTTCCTCTTGCCGTCCCTGACCTCAATCTTGCCGCGCTCGACGAGGTACGCCGCCTCAAGGAGCGACAGGAACAGCTTACCCTCCACGACCTTTCCAAAGTATCGCTTGTTGTAGAGCCCGTTTATCGCGTTCTGATCGGTTGAGAAGACCCTATCGCCGCTCAGGTAGAAGATTATCATCAGCTTCCCCTCCATTCCTCCGCTGGGAGTAGCATGTAGTAGGCATCCTCACCGTCGGAGTAGTAGCCTATAATCCTCTTAACCTTCCTGAAGCCGAAGCGTTCGTAGAGCCTTATCGCGTTTTCGTTGCTCACCCTAACTTCCAGGCCGATGTAGCGGGCGCCCCTCTTTATGAGCCTCTCGATGACCTCGGTCAGAAGGGCAGAACCTATCCCGTTGCCTCGGTACTCTTTATCAACGGCTATGCTCATTATGTGCCCTTCAAGGTCCGGGCGAAGATAGCCCATCACGTAGCCAACAACCTTCCCGTTGTACTCCGCCACGAGAAAGGTATCCGGGTTGTTCTCCAGGAACATGAGGAAAAGTCCCCTCGGGTAAGCCTCGCGGAAAGATTCGCGCTCTATCCTCATAACCTCAGGGATGTCGAAGAGCTTCGCCGGCCTTATCACGACCATCGCGAGGGGAATCCTTCTGCTGGCCTCTCTGGCTGATGTGCTCATATTACAAACTCCCTCCAAAGCCTTAAAAGGATTGAGGAGAGCCCTTGATGGGTGGCCACCCAAGGTGATGAGCACTCTCGAACCTGACGGGCAGGATGATGACCGGATTCCTGGCTGATTTTTCTCCTTTTGTGGTAAGAATAGGCAAGCAGCAAAGTTTAAAACTCTGGAACTGGAAGTTACTCGATAGGTGGAAGTTATGAGGATAGCCGAGGATATTAACAAGCCCGTTGGAATCGTGACTGGGGAGGCAACGGTTAGCTCGTTCCAGTTCTACGCTCATCCCGACACAGACCTGAAGTTTGGGGACTTCGTGGTGGCGAGGCTCTGCAAAGAAGCTAAAGACCGGAACTGCCGCTGGGGAGAAAATGGAGAGGGTGTTGAGTGGGTTATCGGCACAATAAGAGGGCTGAAGAACATAAACTGGCTCCTGAGCGAGGGCAAGAGCACATACACCTCCCTTGAGCTCGACATAAGGGAGTACGGCGAGAGCATAGGAGAGAACGAGGCGCTGATAGTCACCGTCCACGTCCTCGGGAAGGTTCAGCTCAACGGCGAGAAGGCCGAGGTAGTCCCGACCAGAGTTCCCGTCCCAAACGGGAACAGGGTTTATTTAGCCAGCTCAGACCTTCTAAGGGCCATATACTACGGAGGAAACGGCTACATAGAGCTTGGAAGACTGATAATCAGGGAAGACGTCCCGGTTTACCTCAACGTGAACGAGCTTGTGTCAAGGCACTTCGCGATTTTAGCGGTGACAGGTGCAGGAAAGAGCAACACCGTCTCAGTAATGCTCTGGAAGCTTGTGGAAGAATTGGGTGGAACTGTGATAGTCCTTGACCCCCACGGCGACTACACGAAGCTGAGCCTGCCTGGAACTGGAAGGGAGTACGTGAACCTGATAGAGGCCAAGATAAGGCCCGAGGCAATGGACGGCGAGGAGCTGGCTGACCTGATGGAAATCCAGAGCAACGCAAGCATACAGCGCTCCTACCTGCTTAGGGCCTGGGACACGGTTCTTCACGAGAACCAGGGAATTGGCGGTAGGGAAGCCGTCAAGCTTGTCCACGATCTGCTCCAGAGGTGGGCAAGCGATGGATTCGGAACCTACTGGGATCCACATGCCGGCCAGTACAGGGACCTCGGGGAGATAAAATCGGCGGAGAAGGAGACGATAATGAGACTAACCATGAAGGTCTCGCGCTTCCTGAGGAACTACGGCCATCTTCTCTCGAGCGAAGACATAGTTGCCCTCATAGAGCCCGGCAAGGTGAACGTGATTGATCTAGGCCCGCTCGATGAGGGGCAGATGAAGCTAGTGGTTGCCAAATTCCTCGAAAAGGTCTTCGAGACGAGGATGGACTACGAAAAGGCCAGGAAGAGGCTCGACTACCTCAGAACTGCCTACTCAGGAAACATATCAGCCGTTTCAGATGAGATAAACGAGCTGGAAGAGTTCCTGAAGGGAGTTGAGAAGAACTATCCCGCCCTTGCTGAACCTGTTATGGTCATCGTGGAAGAGGCCCACATCTTCGCGCCCCACGGCGAGAAGGGAGGGGCCGTTAGAATCCTTGGAAGGATAGCAAGGGAGGGAAGGAAGTTCGGCGTCGGCCTTGGATTAGTATCCCAGAGGCCGAGCAGGCTCAGCGAGGACGTCCTGAGCCAGACGAACACCAAGATAATCATGCGCATCGTCAATCCGAACGATCAGCAGTATGTGGTAAGGGCCAGTGAGCAGGTTAGTGGGGAGCTCATGAGCGACATCGCCGGACTGGGCAAGGGTGAAGCCGTAATAGTAGGCCAGGCGATAAGCCTCCCGGCTTTGGTTAAGATATACAACTTCAAGGCCCTCGGCGGGAACTACGGAGGAGAAGACATAGGCGCGGTCGAGAGGTGGCTTGAAAGGAAGAGGCGCGAGCTTGAGGAGAAGGAGAAGGAAGAGATGTATGAAGAAGAGGGCATCGAGGTTGACTTTTGAGGTGTGATGGAATGAAGTTCGCACACATAGCGGATGTCCACCTGGGCTTCGAGCAGTACCGCCTGCCGTATAGAGCTGATGAGTTCGCGGAGGCATTCAGGCGGGCGATTGAGATAGCCGTCGAGAAGAAGGTGGACTTCATACTCATAGCTGGGGATCTCTTCCACTCCAGCAGGCCAAGCCCCGAAACGCTGAAGCAGGCGATGGAAATGCTCTCCCTGCCGAAGGAGAAGGGCATACCTGTTTTTGGAATCGAGGGCAACCACGACAGGACGCAGAGGAGAGTTTCAGCTTACCATCTCCTCGAAAAGCTCGGCCTGCTCTACCTCATCGGCCTCAGAGAGGAGAAAGTTGAGAGCGAGCACCAGACGAGCGAGAAGACCGAGAGGGGCTGGCTCGTTAAAGGAGTTTTTGAGAAGGGCAACAAAAGCGTCGAAATACACGGAATGAAGTACATGAGCGCGGCGTGGCTCGAAAAGAACCCGCCGAAGGAGATATTCAGACCCGAGGGGGACTCCATACTCATGCTCCACCAGGGAGTTAGGGAACTCGTCGAGGAGATGATGGGCAAACTGCCCGAGAGCCAGCGCGACTACTACGAGCTCAGGCTCGGCGACCTGCCGAAGGGCTACCTCTACTACGCCCTCGGCCACATCCACCGGGCATTCCTCACGAGCTATGACATAGGGAAGCTCGCCTATCCCGGCTCGCTCCAGAGGTGGGACTTCGGAGATTACGAGCTACGCTACCGCTGGGACGGGAATACCTTCAAGCCGACCGCTGGGAACCCTAAGGGCTTCTACATCGTCGAGGACTGGGAGCCAAGGTTTATCGAGCTAAAAGTCAGGCCCTTCATAGATATCAACATCAAGGCCGACGAAGAAACCGCAAAGAGAGAGCTGAAGCGCCTCTCCACCAAGATTCCAGAGGAAGCCTTTGTGAGGCTCGATATCCGCTGGGAGAAGCCCTACGACGTTTCAAAGCTCACCGAGCTGATAAAGGCCCGCTACGTCTATGTGAGAACGAGGTTCGAGAGGAAGCTGACCGGAAGAACTCCAACAGGGGAAGTTCCAAAGCCAGAGGAGTACTTCATTCCCGTCGAGCTGAAGGCGATAAACCTCACGGGCGAAAAGGCCATCGAGTCCATTGAAGAAGTCGTTGAGCTCTTCCTCGGTGAGGGATGGGACGAGAAGCTTCCTAAGAAGTCTGAAGAGCCCGAAAGGAAAGAGGATGCCCCCGCTAAGAAAGAAGGAAGCCCTGGGAAAGAAAAGGGACCCAAAACCCAAGGGAAAGAACAGAGGGAGAAGAAAGAGCGCAAGGACTCTGAAAAGAAGGTCATTAAAAGGCCCTCCAAAGGTTCAAATCTCCTCGACTGGCTCGGTGGTGGGAGATGAAGATTGAAAAGCTGCTCATTAAAGACTTCCGCTCTCACGCCCTAACAAAGGTGAACTTCTCGAGCGGGATAAACCTGATAATCGGTCAGAACGGGAGCGGAAAGAGCTCTCTTCTCGATGCCCTCCTCGTGGGGCTCTACTGGCCGTCAAAGCCGAAGGATCTGAAAAAGGACGACTTCGAGAGGATAAACGGGAGCGGGACGGAAATTACCGTGTTCTTCGAGAAGGGGAACGTGAAGTACCAGATACACAGGAACATCGGCAGGGGACTGGCCTTCGTGAAGTACCACGACGGAAGCTCCTGGAAGACGCTTGAGACTGGTCAGAAGCCCGTGAGGGAGTGGATGGAGAAGCTGGTTCCCTACGATGTCTTCCTCAACGCAATATACATCCGACAGGGCGAGATAGACGCGATCCTTGAGAGCGACGAGAGCAGGGAAAAGGTAGTCAGGCAGGTTCTCGGCCTCGACCGATACGAAAACTCCTACAAGAACCTTCTGGATGTGAGAAAGGAAATTGATGCAAGGATAAAGGCCGTCGAAGACTACCTGAAGAGCACCGAGAACATGGATGAACTGATAGGAAACCTCGAAAAGGAGCTCACTTCCGTCCTCAGGGAAATAAACGAAATCTCGCCGAAACTCCCGGAGCTGAGAGGAAAGCTTGAGGGGCTTGAGAAGAAGCTGAAGGAACTTGAAAAAACTGCCGAGGAACTCGCAAAGGCAAGGGTCGAGCTGAAAAGCGAGGAAGGAAACCTGAGGGAGCTGGAGGCCAAGAAGAGCGGAATCCAGAGCATGATCAGGGAAACCGAGAAGAGGGTTGAAGAACTGAAGGAGAAGGTAAAGGA encodes the following:
- a CDS encoding metal-dependent hydrolase codes for the protein MDPLEHASIPTLLYLALSPTPDIVGIVILVAGAVFPDLDALSREHRSYLHSLLAFLPAFLTGWYFGGYPYLFVLGWLSHLFLDLFTGVLPFFYPISRKGYGISVRAVLGLHVPKLSIGILSAYPTPRRDYELNLGGSLALLLLTLLVIILRLH
- a CDS encoding glycine C-acetyltransferase — translated: MGKLDWIREELQELKEKGLYVTIRKLESAQGPWVVVDGKKVLNMCSNNYLGLAAHPEIRYAAIRAILDYGVGAGAVRTIAGTMELHVELEEKLAKFKKREAAILFQSGYNANLGAISALLKKGEDGVFISEELNHASIIDGMRLSGAPKVIYKHIDMDDLKKRLEENKDKKKKIIVSDGVFSMDGDLAPLPEMAELAEQYDAILYIDDAHGEGVLGDSGRGIVDHFKLHDKVDFEMGTLSKAFGVIGGYVAGPEEAIEYLRQRARPFLFSSAPNPPDVAAAIAAVEILQRSDELVKKLWDNTHFLQKGLRDLGYDLGNTKHPITPVMLYDEKLAQEFSRRLYDEYNIFAQAIVYPTVPLGTARIRLEPSAAHSKEDLQYVLDAFEDLGKKTGFLK
- a CDS encoding DUF835 domain-containing protein — translated: MVVNITHIVLAGIVLITLLTVTLLSLYYRHQFISHYPQFSRSYDLMLLGLFLAVLTKTLFLPLDLNNAGFIHLEQNEKNLVGTIGNFFLLIGLSLMIFGWISMISSITKKYELVPVVEIEGELEEMSPGVYIIPPSSGLTLLSKLITGRAPLIITRTMPENVRKILNLEEVPVLWLTTAECGDGCVNPRRLEYLLHTLVTFMKRKETLKLIYLDGLEYLILENGFIPVYKFLSTLKDYALINNTVILVPVEKASLNEREWNLFRREFEFLQEKAE
- the endA gene encoding tRNA-intron lyase, encoding MIIFYLSGDRVFSTDQNAINGLYNKRYFGKVVEGKLFLSLLEAAYLVERGKIEVRDGKRKLSLEEIMNLGRARDELFDAKYLVYKDLRDRGYTVKSGLKFGSHFRVYRRGMEEHSEWLVWVVPENSRLSPNDITARVRVAHGVRKNMIMAIVDEDADVTYYKVEWVKF
- the rimI gene encoding ribosomal protein S18-alanine N-acetyltransferase — translated: MSTSAREASRRIPLAMVVIRPAKLFDIPEVMRIERESFREAYPRGLFLMFLENNPDTFLVAEYNGKVVGYVMGYLRPDLEGHIMSIAVDKEYRGNGIGSALLTEVIERLIKRGARYIGLEVRVSNENAIRLYERFGFRKVKRIIGYYSDGEDAYYMLLPAEEWRGS
- the herA gene encoding DNA double-strand break repair helicase HerA, which codes for MRIAEDINKPVGIVTGEATVSSFQFYAHPDTDLKFGDFVVARLCKEAKDRNCRWGENGEGVEWVIGTIRGLKNINWLLSEGKSTYTSLELDIREYGESIGENEALIVTVHVLGKVQLNGEKAEVVPTRVPVPNGNRVYLASSDLLRAIYYGGNGYIELGRLIIREDVPVYLNVNELVSRHFAILAVTGAGKSNTVSVMLWKLVEELGGTVIVLDPHGDYTKLSLPGTGREYVNLIEAKIRPEAMDGEELADLMEIQSNASIQRSYLLRAWDTVLHENQGIGGREAVKLVHDLLQRWASDGFGTYWDPHAGQYRDLGEIKSAEKETIMRLTMKVSRFLRNYGHLLSSEDIVALIEPGKVNVIDLGPLDEGQMKLVVAKFLEKVFETRMDYEKARKRLDYLRTAYSGNISAVSDEINELEEFLKGVEKNYPALAEPVMVIVEEAHIFAPHGEKGGAVRILGRIAREGRKFGVGLGLVSQRPSRLSEDVLSQTNTKIIMRIVNPNDQQYVVRASEQVSGELMSDIAGLGKGEAVIVGQAISLPALVKIYNFKALGGNYGGEDIGAVERWLERKRRELEEKEKEEMYEEEGIEVDF
- the mre11 gene encoding DNA double-strand break repair protein Mre11 gives rise to the protein MKFAHIADVHLGFEQYRLPYRADEFAEAFRRAIEIAVEKKVDFILIAGDLFHSSRPSPETLKQAMEMLSLPKEKGIPVFGIEGNHDRTQRRVSAYHLLEKLGLLYLIGLREEKVESEHQTSEKTERGWLVKGVFEKGNKSVEIHGMKYMSAAWLEKNPPKEIFRPEGDSILMLHQGVRELVEEMMGKLPESQRDYYELRLGDLPKGYLYYALGHIHRAFLTSYDIGKLAYPGSLQRWDFGDYELRYRWDGNTFKPTAGNPKGFYIVEDWEPRFIELKVRPFIDINIKADEETAKRELKRLSTKIPEEAFVRLDIRWEKPYDVSKLTELIKARYVYVRTRFERKLTGRTPTGEVPKPEEYFIPVELKAINLTGEKAIESIEEVVELFLGEGWDEKLPKKSEEPERKEDAPAKKEGSPGKEKGPKTQGKEQREKKERKDSEKKVIKRPSKGSNLLDWLGGGR